A genomic segment from Sulfitobacter mediterraneus encodes:
- a CDS encoding aspartate/glutamate racemase family protein yields MHLGLIGGIGPASTVVYYQKLTSALRALGQPLELTIVNADANVLVKNNLADDRAAQAKVYAGLIDRLKAAGADCAVITSLGGHFCIEETVPLSALPLISGVTPLDGYFTQQGIKTVGLLGTAVVMRTKLYGQLENTAAIAPDDIAGAGQTYLDMALSSICTDAQRSYFFEQGQSLIDAGADAVVLAGTDLNLAFDGRDVGYRVIDALDIHIDLLVKLATGAADLNEHAMGATNV; encoded by the coding sequence ATGCACTTAGGTTTGATCGGCGGCATCGGTCCGGCATCCACGGTTGTCTATTATCAAAAACTGACGTCTGCCCTGCGCGCATTGGGGCAGCCGCTGGAGCTGACCATCGTCAACGCGGATGCCAATGTTCTGGTGAAAAACAATCTGGCAGATGACCGCGCCGCGCAGGCAAAGGTCTATGCGGGATTGATTGACCGGCTCAAGGCGGCGGGGGCCGATTGTGCGGTGATCACCTCTTTGGGGGGGCATTTCTGCATTGAGGAAACCGTGCCGCTGTCCGCATTGCCGTTGATCAGCGGTGTGACCCCGCTGGACGGATACTTCACGCAGCAGGGCATCAAAACGGTTGGCTTGTTGGGAACGGCAGTGGTGATGCGCACAAAATTATACGGCCAGCTTGAGAACACCGCGGCCATTGCGCCCGATGACATCGCCGGCGCGGGCCAAACCTATCTCGATATGGCGTTGTCGAGCATCTGCACCGACGCGCAGCGCAGCTATTTCTTTGAGCAGGGTCAAAGCCTGATCGACGCTGGCGCGGATGCCGTCGTTCTGGCAGGCACCGATCTGAACCTTGCGTTTGACGGGCGCGATGTTGGCTATCGGGTGATTGACGCGCTAGACATACATATCGACCTTCTGGTCAAGCTGGCCACGGGGGCGGCTGATCTGAACGAGCATGCAATGGGGGCAACCAATGTCTAA
- a CDS encoding tetratricopeptide repeat protein → MNYPYDLGRYGRTVTTGAADAQTWFDRGLNWIYGFNHEEAVACFIKAAAADPHCAMAFWGHAYAAGPNYNMSWDLFDDKGRAEALAASYDATQAALAQIAHASPPEAALINALTARYPQREVIEDMHQWDYDFADAMRAVHHAFPHDADIATIFVDALMNLTPWNMWNLETGAIAFDAATEEAQEVLERHMAMPGGMAHPGILHLYVHLMEMSPFPEKALKAADVLRTLVPDAGHLVHMPTHIDVLCGHYENVVRWNEKAIEADLKYYEAEGAFNIYTGYRQHNYHFVICGAMFLGQFEPAMQAVRQMAETVPPELLEIKSPPMADYFETALGKEPHVLIRFGMWNEILELDLPADTELYCMTTAFIEYAKALAHSALGNVPQAESQLEVFLAAKARVPESRLSHNVRGVDLLDVAEAMLRGELTYRKRDYDTAFAHLRRAVALDDALPYDEPWGWIQPTRHALGALLYEQGQYAEAEQVFREDLGLAPGLPRACVHPDNVWALRGLYDCLTAQGKTEEAPHIKLRLDLANARADRPILAACGCAQVAVTQCCTK, encoded by the coding sequence ATGAATTACCCTTATGATTTGGGCCGATACGGCCGCACCGTGACGACTGGCGCAGCGGACGCGCAGACATGGTTCGATCGCGGCCTCAATTGGATCTACGGATTTAACCACGAAGAGGCGGTTGCCTGCTTTATCAAGGCCGCCGCCGCAGATCCGCATTGCGCCATGGCCTTTTGGGGGCATGCCTATGCGGCCGGTCCCAATTACAACATGTCCTGGGATCTGTTCGATGACAAAGGCCGGGCGGAGGCGCTTGCCGCGTCCTATGACGCCACCCAAGCCGCCTTGGCGCAGATTGCCCATGCGTCCCCGCCGGAAGCGGCCCTGATCAACGCGCTCACCGCACGCTATCCACAGCGGGAGGTGATCGAGGACATGCACCAGTGGGATTATGACTTTGCCGATGCGATGCGCGCGGTTCACCACGCCTTTCCCCATGACGCCGACATCGCCACCATCTTTGTCGATGCATTGATGAACCTGACCCCATGGAACATGTGGAACCTCGAAACCGGCGCAATAGCCTTTGATGCGGCGACCGAAGAGGCGCAAGAGGTGCTGGAGCGGCACATGGCCATGCCCGGCGGCATGGCGCATCCCGGCATCCTGCATCTCTACGTTCACCTGATGGAAATGTCCCCCTTCCCCGAAAAGGCGCTGAAGGCGGCGGATGTCCTGCGCACTCTGGTGCCCGATGCGGGCCATCTGGTGCATATGCCCACCCATATCGACGTGCTGTGCGGGCATTATGAAAACGTCGTGCGTTGGAACGAAAAGGCGATCGAGGCCGATCTGAAATATTACGAGGCAGAAGGCGCGTTCAACATTTACACCGGCTACCGGCAGCACAATTATCACTTTGTGATCTGCGGCGCGATGTTTCTGGGACAGTTTGAGCCAGCCATGCAGGCCGTGCGGCAAATGGCAGAGACCGTCCCGCCAGAGCTGTTGGAGATCAAGTCACCCCCGATGGCCGATTATTTCGAAACGGCCTTGGGCAAAGAGCCCCATGTCCTGATCCGCTTTGGCATGTGGAACGAGATCCTGGAACTGGATCTGCCGGCCGATACCGAACTTTATTGTATGACCACGGCTTTTATCGAATACGCCAAGGCGCTGGCCCATTCCGCGCTTGGCAATGTACCGCAAGCCGAGTCGCAGCTTGAGGTGTTTCTGGCCGCCAAGGCGCGTGTGCCGGAAAGCCGCCTGTCGCATAATGTGCGCGGGGTTGACCTGTTGGACGTGGCCGAGGCCATGCTGCGAGGGGAGCTGACCTATCGCAAGCGCGACTATGACACCGCCTTTGCGCATCTGCGCCGGGCCGTGGCGCTGGATGATGCCCTGCCCTATGACGAACCCTGGGGCTGGATCCAGCCCACCCGCCATGCCCTTGGCGCGTTGCTTTATGAACAAGGGCAATATGCCGAGGCCGAACAGGTCTTTCGCGAGGATCTCGGCCTTGCCCCCGGCCTGCCCCGTGCCTGCGTGCATCCGGACAACGTTTGGGCGTTGCGCGGGCTTTATGACTGTCTGACCGCACAGGGAAAAACCGAAGAGGCACCCCATATCAAATTGCGCCTCGATCTGGCCAATGCCCGCGCGGATCGGCCCATTTTGGCGGCCTGTGGATGTGCCCAGGTTGCCGTGACGCAATGTTGCACCAAATAA
- the cobT gene encoding cobaltochelatase subunit CobT, with protein sequence MSKPSDNPADAFKKALAEASKVMANDPELTVSYSVDPSGLSGDTMRLPQVTRRMTREEVLLARGTADALALNRRYHNGQTHARYAPQGEMARDLYEAMETARCEAVGARDMPGTAGNIDVKIKHDALRKGYDQARQASDVPLATAAGYLVRHLATGRDLPPGADNAMELWRGYIEEQAGGTLDTLGDILEDQSAFAKFARQMISDLGYGDQLGDDPDQLDEDMEDEAEEGAEEEQDPDSTGEDDQDEDDAEGSAEQSQEEQQDSAEAQVSMDEMADQELGEEAEMPEGEAPLEPPAPQPVSDADPNYLVYMDTHDEVIGAEDLAEPVELERLRAYLDQQLEPLKGAVSRLANKLQRRLQAQQNRSWEFDLEEGMLDAGRLARVVANPTTPLSFKVEKDTEFRDTVVTLLLDNSGSMRGRPISIAAICADVLARTLERCNVKVEILGFTTRAWKGGQAREAWLNEGRPVQPGRLNDLRHIIYKSADAPWRRTRPNLGLMMKEGLLKENIDGEALEWAHRRMLARHEARKILMVISDGAPVDDSTLSVNPANYLEKHLRDVIAMVEKRKAVELLAIGIGHDVTRYYDRAVTITDVEQLAGAMTEQLAALFDSDPRARARVMGIRRAS encoded by the coding sequence ATGTCTAAACCATCCGACAATCCCGCAGATGCGTTCAAAAAGGCGCTTGCCGAAGCGTCCAAGGTCATGGCCAATGATCCCGAACTGACGGTCAGCTATTCGGTAGATCCCTCCGGCCTGTCCGGCGACACCATGCGCCTGCCGCAAGTGACCCGCCGCATGACCCGCGAAGAGGTCTTGCTGGCCCGTGGAACCGCCGATGCGCTGGCGCTGAACCGGCGCTATCACAACGGCCAGACCCACGCACGCTATGCCCCGCAAGGGGAAATGGCGCGCGATCTTTACGAGGCCATGGAGACCGCCCGCTGCGAAGCGGTGGGCGCGCGCGACATGCCCGGCACCGCAGGTAATATCGACGTCAAAATCAAACATGACGCCCTGCGCAAGGGCTATGATCAGGCCAGACAGGCCAGTGACGTGCCACTGGCCACCGCTGCGGGCTATCTGGTGCGACATCTGGCCACCGGGCGCGACTTGCCCCCCGGCGCGGACAACGCGATGGAGCTGTGGCGCGGTTATATCGAGGAACAGGCCGGCGGTACGCTGGACACCCTTGGGGATATTCTGGAAGACCAATCCGCCTTTGCCAAATTCGCCCGCCAGATGATCAGCGATCTGGGTTATGGCGATCAATTGGGCGATGATCCCGACCAGCTTGACGAAGACATGGAAGACGAGGCCGAAGAAGGCGCGGAGGAAGAACAAGACCCCGACAGCACCGGCGAGGACGATCAGGACGAAGACGACGCCGAAGGCAGCGCCGAGCAAAGCCAGGAAGAACAGCAAGACAGCGCCGAGGCGCAGGTCTCGATGGACGAAATGGCCGATCAGGAACTGGGCGAAGAGGCCGAGATGCCAGAGGGCGAGGCCCCGCTTGAGCCGCCTGCTCCGCAGCCGGTCTCGGACGCGGATCCCAATTATCTGGTCTATATGGACACCCACGACGAGGTGATTGGTGCCGAAGATCTGGCAGAGCCGGTAGAGCTTGAACGCCTGCGGGCCTATCTCGACCAGCAGCTTGAGCCGCTCAAGGGCGCGGTCAGCCGTCTGGCCAACAAGTTGCAACGCCGTTTGCAGGCCCAGCAGAACCGGTCTTGGGAATTTGACCTTGAAGAGGGCATGTTGGACGCGGGCCGGTTGGCGCGGGTTGTGGCCAATCCCACGACGCCGCTGTCCTTCAAGGTCGAGAAAGACACCGAATTCCGCGACACGGTTGTGACGCTGCTGCTCGACAACTCAGGCTCCATGCGCGGTCGGCCGATTTCCATCGCCGCGATCTGTGCCGATGTTCTGGCCCGCACGTTGGAGCGGTGTAACGTCAAGGTCGAGATTCTCGGTTTTACCACCCGCGCCTGGAAAGGCGGGCAGGCTCGCGAGGCGTGGCTGAACGAAGGTCGCCCGGTGCAGCCCGGTCGCCTGAACGATCTGCGCCACATCATCTATAAGTCCGCTGACGCCCCGTGGCGGCGGACCCGGCCCAATCTGGGGCTGATGATGAAAGAAGGCCTGCTGAAGGAGAACATCGACGGTGAGGCGCTGGAATGGGCGCACCGCCGGATGCTGGCGCGGCATGAAGCCCGCAAGATCCTCATGGTGATCTCGGACGGGGCGCCGGTGGATGACAGCACCCTGTCGGTGAACCCCGCCAATTATCTGGAAAAGCATCTGCGCGATGTGATCGCCATGGTCGAGAAACGCAAGGCTGTGGAACTGCTGGCCATCGGTATCGGCCATGACGTCACGCGCTATTACGACCGCGCGGTGACGATCACCGATGTGGAGCAATTGGCCGGTGCAATGACCGAACAACTGGCGGCGCTGTTTGACAGTGATCCACGGGCACGGGCCCGCGTCATGGGTATTCGCCGAGCCAGTTGA
- a CDS encoding BolA family protein — translation MSKTQEIEDRLTAAFPDGEVLVVDDSESHRGHAGYQEGGESHFNVRIRTKDFEGKNRLARHRAVHAALGPELIARIHALALDLDV, via the coding sequence ATGTCGAAAACGCAAGAGATCGAAGACCGGCTGACCGCTGCCTTTCCCGATGGCGAGGTTCTGGTGGTGGATGACAGCGAAAGCCATCGCGGACATGCGGGCTATCAAGAGGGGGGCGAAAGCCATTTCAATGTGCGCATCCGGACCAAGGATTTTGAAGGCAAAAACAGGTTAGCGCGGCACCGGGCGGTTCACGCCGCACTGGGGCCGGAGCTGATTGCCCGGATTCACGCGCTGGCACTTGATTTGGACGTTTAA
- a CDS encoding group III truncated hemoglobin has translation MSLPPRFDVDADEIIRVVRSFYSAVRDDPVLGPVFGGHVADWPSHEDKIVLFWRNAILGERCYSGNPMQVHLKAKSVHPDHFTGWLTLFDEVLQRELPQTSAQAWSALAHRIGQGLRSGLLAQRGGFGALPDLG, from the coding sequence ATGAGCCTTCCGCCGAGATTTGACGTGGATGCGGATGAGATCATCCGCGTTGTGCGCAGTTTCTACAGCGCCGTGCGGGACGATCCGGTACTAGGGCCTGTGTTTGGCGGCCATGTTGCCGATTGGCCCAGCCACGAGGACAAGATCGTTCTTTTCTGGCGCAATGCGATCTTGGGAGAGCGGTGCTATTCGGGCAATCCCATGCAGGTTCATCTCAAGGCCAAATCGGTGCATCCCGACCATTTTACAGGTTGGCTCACCTTGTTTGACGAGGTGTTGCAGCGCGAGTTGCCGCAAACATCCGCACAGGCATGGTCGGCGCTTGCGCACCGGATCGGGCAGGGGTTGCGGTCTGGCCTGTTGGCGCAGCGCGGCGGGTTCGGAGCGCTGCCGGATCTGGGGTGA
- a CDS encoding J domain-containing protein, whose product MPKPDPFGFDMSVSTSKKKNPRGRRGMSGASETSTRICDHEGCEEAGKFRAPKAPDVLDDYFWFCQQHVREYNLKWNFFDGTTEAEMNAQMSEDKVWERKTKPLGDPEARAWARLGIEDPHQVLGKNATQNPGRGPQAGRRLPPTERRAIEILEAKDTWSKPEVRKAYKALIKVLHPDMNGGDRSQEEQLQEVVWAWDQIKGSRNFKD is encoded by the coding sequence ATGCCCAAACCAGATCCGTTCGGATTTGACATGTCCGTGTCCACATCGAAAAAGAAAAATCCGCGCGGTCGCCGTGGCATGTCCGGCGCGTCCGAGACATCGACACGGATCTGCGATCATGAGGGATGCGAGGAGGCGGGAAAGTTCCGCGCGCCCAAAGCACCCGATGTTCTGGACGATTATTTCTGGTTCTGCCAGCAGCACGTGCGCGAATATAATCTCAAGTGGAACTTCTTTGACGGCACCACCGAGGCCGAAATGAACGCCCAGATGTCCGAAGACAAGGTGTGGGAACGCAAGACCAAGCCGCTGGGCGATCCCGAAGCGCGCGCATGGGCACGTCTTGGGATTGAAGACCCGCATCAGGTTCTGGGTAAGAACGCGACTCAGAACCCCGGTCGCGGGCCACAGGCGGGCCGCCGCCTGCCCCCCACCGAACGCCGCGCCATCGAAATACTTGAAGCCAAGGACACATGGTCCAAGCCCGAGGTACGCAAGGCCTACAAGGCTCTGATCAAGGTGCTTCACCCCGATATGAACGGCGGCGACCGGTCCCAGGAAGAGCAGCTGCAAGAGGTTGTATGGGCATGGGACCAGATCAAAGGCAGCCGGAATTTCAAGGACTGA
- a CDS encoding RrF2 family transcriptional regulator: protein MLNKAMQLDKFSDYALRILMALAVHHPEKMAVARIAKVYNLSENHLSKVASALVRGGFLRSERGRAGGLTLARAADEISIGAVIRHLKEDEPVVECFGPNCQCRIESACGLRDPLAQAKEAFFAALDPYSLADVSANRGALASLLAP from the coding sequence ATGCTAAATAAAGCCATGCAGCTCGATAAATTCTCAGACTATGCCCTGCGCATCCTGATGGCGCTGGCGGTGCACCACCCAGAAAAGATGGCGGTGGCCCGCATCGCAAAGGTCTATAACCTGTCTGAAAACCACCTGTCCAAAGTGGCCTCTGCCCTTGTGCGGGGCGGGTTTCTACGTTCCGAACGGGGCCGCGCAGGTGGGTTAACTCTGGCTCGGGCGGCAGATGAGATCAGCATCGGCGCGGTCATTCGTCATCTCAAAGAGGACGAGCCGGTGGTGGAATGCTTTGGCCCGAACTGCCAATGCCGCATCGAATCTGCCTGCGGTCTGCGCGATCCGCTGGCCCAGGCCAAGGAGGCGTTCTTTGCCGCGTTGGACCCTTATAGCCTCGCCGATGTCTCTGCCAATCGCGGCGCATTGGCCAGTTTGCTTGCCCCATGA
- the cobS gene encoding cobaltochelatase subunit CobS — MADGALDIDTKPTEEISVREVFGIDTDMVVKGFAERTNRVPDLDSTYKFDPDTTLAILAGFSHNRRVMIQGYHGTGKSTHIEQVASRLNWPAVRVNLDSHISRIDLIGKDAIKLKDGKQVTDFQEGILPWALRNPTAIVFDEYDAGRADVMFVIQRVLEVDGKLTLLDQNQVITPHPYFRIFATANTVGLGDTTGLYHGTQQINQGQMDRWSLVATLNYLSIDAETAIVLSKNPHYNTEAGRKMVKQMVTVADLTRTAFMNGELSTVMSPRTVIAWAQNAEIFRNVGYAFRLSFLNKCDELERQTVAEFYQRLFDEELPESAASVSLG; from the coding sequence ATGGCCGACGGCGCGCTGGATATCGACACCAAACCAACCGAAGAAATCAGCGTCCGCGAGGTTTTCGGTATTGATACGGACATGGTTGTAAAAGGCTTTGCCGAACGCACCAACCGCGTGCCGGATCTTGACAGCACTTACAAGTTCGATCCCGATACGACATTGGCGATCCTTGCAGGCTTTAGCCACAACCGCCGCGTGATGATCCAGGGCTATCACGGCACGGGCAAATCGACCCATATCGAACAGGTGGCAAGCCGCCTGAACTGGCCTGCAGTGCGCGTCAACCTCGACAGCCACATCAGCCGGATCGACCTGATCGGTAAGGACGCGATCAAGCTCAAGGACGGCAAGCAGGTTACAGACTTCCAAGAAGGCATCCTGCCCTGGGCGCTGCGCAACCCGACCGCGATTGTATTTGATGAATATGACGCAGGCCGCGCCGATGTGATGTTCGTGATCCAGCGTGTTCTGGAAGTGGACGGCAAGCTGACCCTGCTGGACCAGAACCAGGTGATCACGCCCCACCCTTATTTCCGCATTTTTGCGACCGCCAACACCGTGGGTCTGGGTGACACGACTGGCCTTTACCACGGCACACAGCAGATCAACCAGGGGCAGATGGACCGTTGGTCTTTGGTGGCGACGCTGAACTATCTCAGCATTGATGCAGAAACCGCGATCGTTCTGTCCAAGAACCCGCATTACAACACCGAAGCGGGCCGTAAAATGGTCAAGCAGATGGTGACTGTTGCGGACCTGACGCGTACGGCCTTCATGAATGGTGAGCTTTCCACCGTGATGTCGCCACGTACCGTCATCGCATGGGCCCAGAACGCCGAAATTTTCCGCAATGTCGGCTATGCCTTCCGCCTGTCCTTCCTCAACAAATGTGACGAGCTGGAGCGCCAGACGGTGGCGGAGTTCTATCAGCGTCTGTTCGATGAGGAACTGCCCGAAAGCGCGGCCAGCGTTAGCTTGGGGTAA
- the gatB gene encoding Asp-tRNA(Asn)/Glu-tRNA(Gln) amidotransferase subunit GatB produces MLDLTYDTPKPRVIAGAKNDWELVIGMEVHAQVQSNAKLFSGASTKFGAEPNSNVAFVDAAMPGMLPVINEYCVEQAVRTGLGLKAQINLKSAFDRKNYFYPDLPQGYQISQLYEPIVGEGEVLVEMGDGTARLVRVERIHMEQDAGKSIHDMDPNMSFVDLNRTGVCLMEIVSRPDIRGPEEAAAYLGKLRQILRYLGTCNGDMQSGAMRADVNVSICRPDQYEKYQETQDFSHLGTRCEIKNMNSMRFIQQAIEIEARRQIAIVEAGGEVVQETRLFDPDKQETRSMRSKEEAHDYRYFPDPDLLPLEIEQAWVDDIAANLPELPDAKKSRFISDFGLSDYDASVLTADLDSAGYFEAVAKGRDGKMAANWVINELFGRLKKDDRDITQSPVSPAHLGAIVDLIASDAISGKIAKDVFEISYTTGREPGEIVETEGMKQVTDTGAIEAAVDEIIAANPDQVAKAKENPKLAGWFVGQVMKATGGKANPKAVNQLVAKKLNS; encoded by the coding sequence ATGCTTGATCTGACTTACGACACCCCAAAACCACGCGTGATCGCGGGGGCCAAGAATGACTGGGAACTGGTCATCGGGATGGAGGTGCACGCACAGGTGCAATCCAACGCCAAATTGTTCTCAGGTGCCTCGACCAAATTCGGTGCAGAGCCGAACAGCAACGTGGCTTTCGTGGATGCCGCCATGCCCGGCATGTTGCCGGTTATCAATGAATATTGTGTGGAACAGGCGGTGCGCACCGGCCTTGGCCTGAAGGCGCAGATCAACCTGAAATCTGCCTTTGACCGGAAAAACTATTTCTATCCCGATCTGCCGCAGGGCTATCAGATCTCCCAGCTTTATGAACCGATTGTCGGTGAAGGCGAAGTTCTGGTTGAGATGGGCGATGGCACCGCGCGTTTGGTCCGGGTGGAACGCATCCACATGGAACAGGACGCAGGCAAATCCATCCACGACATGGATCCGAACATGTCTTTTGTGGATTTGAACCGTACGGGCGTCTGCCTGATGGAGATTGTCAGCCGGCCCGACATTCGCGGCCCCGAAGAGGCCGCCGCTTATCTGGGCAAGCTGCGCCAGATCCTGCGCTACTTGGGCACCTGCAACGGTGACATGCAGTCGGGCGCGATGCGGGCCGATGTAAACGTGTCAATCTGCCGTCCGGACCAGTATGAGAAGTATCAGGAAACACAGGACTTTTCCCACCTCGGCACCCGCTGCGAGATCAAGAACATGAACTCCATGCGCTTTATCCAGCAGGCGATTGAAATCGAGGCGCGCCGCCAGATCGCGATTGTCGAGGCGGGCGGCGAAGTTGTGCAGGAAACCCGCCTGTTTGACCCAGACAAACAGGAAACGCGGTCCATGCGGTCTAAGGAAGAGGCGCATGATTATCGCTACTTCCCTGATCCCGATCTGCTGCCGCTTGAGATTGAACAGGCCTGGGTGGATGACATCGCGGCCAATCTGCCCGAACTGCCAGACGCGAAGAAATCTCGCTTTATCAGCGACTTCGGGCTGAGCGATTATGACGCTTCGGTGCTGACCGCAGATCTGGATTCGGCGGGCTATTTCGAAGCCGTGGCCAAAGGCCGTGACGGCAAGATGGCTGCGAACTGGGTGATCAACGAATTGTTCGGCCGCCTGAAAAAAGACGACAGGGACATCACACAAAGCCCGGTGTCCCCCGCACATTTGGGTGCCATCGTGGATCTGATCGCATCTGACGCAATCTCTGGCAAAATCGCCAAGGACGTCTTTGAAATCAGCTATACCACGGGCCGCGAGCCGGGCGAGATTGTCGAGACCGAAGGCATGAAGCAGGTCACGGACACCGGCGCCATCGAGGCCGCAGTGGACGAGATCATCGCCGCCAACCCTGATCAGGTCGCCAAGGCCAAGGAAAACCCCAAACTGGCAGGTTGGTTTGTGGGTCAGGTGATGAAAGCAACTGGCGGCAAGGCCAATCCAAAGGCTGTGAACCAACTGGTCGCGAAAAAGCTGAACTCATAA
- a CDS encoding thioesterase family protein, with translation MTQLFRSRPLKVLPEWIDFNGHLNMAYYNVLFDHAVDHAYEQLGFGPEYQKTGCTTYVAECHICYLRELHEGDEVTVTLQLIDYDEKRFHYYQEMWHSDGWRAATAEGLTLHVDQSGPRVAPMPDDIQKKLAAFKAGQGEMPLPDRVGRSIGIKRKT, from the coding sequence ATGACCCAGCTTTTCCGATCCCGTCCGCTCAAGGTTTTGCCGGAGTGGATTGATTTCAACGGCCATCTCAACATGGCCTATTACAACGTGTTGTTTGATCACGCGGTGGATCACGCATACGAGCAGTTGGGCTTTGGGCCAGAGTATCAAAAGACCGGCTGCACCACCTATGTTGCGGAATGCCACATCTGTTATCTGCGCGAATTGCATGAGGGCGACGAGGTCACGGTCACGCTGCAATTGATTGATTATGATGAGAAACGTTTCCATTATTATCAAGAGATGTGGCATTCGGATGGCTGGCGTGCAGCGACTGCCGAAGGGCTGACGCTGCATGTTGATCAATCCGGCCCGCGCGTGGCACCGATGCCGGACGACATTCAGAAAAAGCTGGCGGCGTTCAAGGCCGGGCAAGGCGAAATGCCTCTTCCAGACCGTGTGGGCCGCAGCATCGGGATCAAGCGCAAGACCTGA
- a CDS encoding DUF4177 domain-containing protein — protein MPAPTKGLKAKGLRTPEARFSNALQALMNTLGGDGWEYQRAETLPSVERSGLTSSTTEWRHVLVFRRAVETQTEAFTPELLPAPVPVEMPKDPAPEKPETAGESEAEKPSELAPEKAEDKATEKPDEQPKTPVDNPVDNGVEDTDDVAGIGSPLEVLAKARNKTKSDN, from the coding sequence GTGCCCGCCCCGACAAAAGGTCTCAAAGCGAAGGGATTACGGACACCGGAGGCCCGGTTTTCCAATGCGCTTCAAGCGCTGATGAACACACTTGGTGGCGATGGCTGGGAATACCAGCGTGCGGAAACGCTGCCGAGTGTCGAACGGTCCGGTCTGACATCATCAACAACAGAGTGGCGTCACGTTTTGGTGTTCCGCCGCGCGGTGGAAACCCAGACCGAGGCCTTTACGCCTGAACTGTTGCCTGCCCCTGTGCCAGTGGAAATGCCCAAAGATCCTGCCCCCGAAAAGCCTGAAACGGCCGGGGAGTCTGAGGCGGAAAAGCCCTCGGAATTGGCTCCTGAAAAAGCTGAGGACAAGGCTACAGAAAAACCCGATGAACAGCCCAAAACACCTGTGGACAACCCTGTGGATAACGGCGTTGAAGACACTGATGATGTGGCCGGTATCGGCTCACCACTTGAGGTTCTTGCAAAGGCAAGAAATAAAACAAAATCAGATAATTAA